GGCAGCGCATTGTAAACCTGAGCGCCACCCTAAAAGACTATGTGCGCTACCGGCAGGTGATACAGGAGCAGGATAGCCTGCTGAGCCTCAGCCGGATGAACGAAGGTGAGCTGCTGCGCTATATAGACAGGAAGCTGGACGAAGAAGAGCGGCAAAAGGAGCAGAAGCTGGCCGAGCTGAGAGACAAGCAGCGAGAGCTGGAGGCCAGGCGGCTAAATGAGCTGAACCAGAACCTGGGCCGCCCCGGCGACGACTTTAGCGTAAGCAGTAGCTTCAAGTTTGACGACCCCAACCTGGTAGCGCGCGGCGAGGCCGCATTCCGGCGCAGCTGGGGCGAGCGACCGGATGCAGACAACTGGCGGCGCAGCAGCAAGCGAACCCTGGCCAACGCCGGGCAGCAGCGCGAAGAACTGACCGTGGAGGCCCTGAGACCCAGCAGCACCGCCGAGCTGGAAGCACGCAAGGATGCCTACCTGAAAAACGTGCCCCGCACACCCGAGCAGCGACAGGCTGCCAGCCTGGCCATAGCCGATGCCACCTTTGAGCTAGCCAACCTGATGCATCAGAAACTGTTTCTGTACGACTCGGCCGTGGTGTACTATACGCAGCTGATAAAGGGCTATCCCGAATACGAAAACCTGCCCAGGGCCATGTATAGCCTGTACCAACTGCTGAAGGACCTGAAAAAACCGGAGGCGGCAGACTATCGGGCACGCATCCTGGCACAGTATCCAAGCACCATATATGCCCGGCTAATACAGCAGGAGGGCCAGCAGGCTGCGGAGTACGATCCGGACTATGACTTCCAGCAGTCGTACCAAAACCTGTATACCCTGTACGAAACAGGAGACTACAACACCGCCCTGGCCCTGTGCAACTATCTGCTAGAAAGCTCGCTGGACCACCCCGAGGCACCCAAGGTGTACTACCTGCTGAGCCAGCTGCAGGCCCGGATGGACGACCGGGAAGGGATGAAGCAAAGCCTGGAATATCTGTCGAAAAACTGGCCTACGAGCGAGCAAGCCCAGGTGGCACGCCAGACCCTGGCATACCTGAGCGGAAAGACCGAAGCGCCGCAGGCTGCCCCCGCCACAGCAGGCGGAAACACAGCTGATGCCGCCCTGCAGGGGTTTGTAGACCGGGCGGGTAATGAAAGCACCACGGTGGTGATTCTTATAGATCAGGAAAGAGTGAAAAACAGCGACCTGGATGTCATTATGGCCAACTTCCAGAAACAGTATTTTTCCAGCGAAAGCTACCGCGCTATTGTCTTTGCCTACACGGGCCAGAAGGACGAGAAGTACCACATGGTATACGTTACCAAGTTTCAGGACTACAACCTGGCCAATACCTATGTGCAAGCCCTGGCTAGCTATGAGCCCCTAATGGAACTGCTGAAGGGCACGCAGCCAGACGACCGCATCTTCTTCCTGAGTCTTACCAACTTCAAGACGGCATTCTCTCAGCGCCGTTTTCACGACTATGCCCGGTACTACCAGGCCTACAAGCAGGAGATGATCCGGGGTAGGAAGTAGGTGCTGGCACGCCCTGCTGCTAGCCCTTTCGGGCTGCCTGCTCTATCAGCTTCTCAGCCTTTTCGGTGCCCAGATAGCGGTCTATCGCCCCATGCGCCAGGTATAGTAGGGGCGTTAGCAGCAGAGCCAGCAGGCCCTTGTAGGCATAGTTTACCAGGGCAATGGCCAGCACCTGGGGCAGGCTCATCCGGCCACTGAAGTAGAAGGCAATAAAGAGTACCACAAAGCTATCTACCAGCTGGCTAACCAGCGTACTGCCCGTGGCCCGGAGCCAGATAAGCCGCGCACCGGTATAGCGGCGCAGCCAGTGAAAAGCCGTAACATCAGTCAGCTGGCCTACCAGAAAGGCCGCCAGCGAGCCGGTAATAATCCACAGCCCCTGGCCAAAAACCTGATCGAACGCCAGCTCGCGATCCAGGCCCGTGCTGGGATCGGTAGCCCAAAAACCTGCGGGTGCCAGCCACATGGCCCCATACACCATGATGAAGGCATACACCACCAGGCCGGCAGCCAGAAAGCTGAGCATGCGCACCCCGCGGCGGCCAAAGTATTCGTTGATGATATCTGTCATTACAAACACCACGGGCCACATCAGCACACCCGCAGTCAGGTTTATGCCCTGTAGGGGCTGCCCCAGCAGGCTAAACTCTAGCTCGGCAGGCAGGCCCAGGCTGCGTTCCAGGCTGAATATCTTGCTGCCTATCAGCTCGGCCAGCAGCACATTGGCCACAAAAAAGCCACCCAGTAGCCAGAACAAGCGGTCGGATTTACTATTCATGTGCAAAACCTGTGTGGGCAGCGGGGATCGGGATGGTAAGGCCCTCCTGGGCCAGGTAGGTATGGGCAAAGATGGGCCGAGCCTCGGCCAAGAAGGGTTCCAAGTCTCGGTAGCGGGCACTGTAGTGGCCCAGATACAGGCAGCCCACCTGGGCAGCCTGGGCTATCTGCGCGGCCTGTTCGGCCGTGCTGTGCAGGGTGTCTTGCGCACGGGTGGCCTGCTCCCGGAGGAAGGTAGCCTCGTGGTACAGCACATCCACACCCTGTATGTGGGGCACCAGCTCGGGCAGGTAGGCCGTGTCCGAACAGAAGGCGTAGCTATAGGCGGGGTCGGGGGCTGCGTGCACCTGCTCGGGCTGTATTATCCGGCCATCCTCCAGGCTTACGGGGTTTCCCTGCTTTAGCAGCTGCATGTAGGGCTTGGGCACGTCGTGCTTCTTGGCCTCAAAAAACAGGAATTTGGGTGGCTTGGGTTTTTCGCGAAACAGATAGCCCAGGGTGGGTATGCGGTGCAAGAGGGGCAGGGTGTATATCTCCAGCCTGTCGGTTTCATAGGCCAGCTGTGGCGTAGGGGTGGGCTCCAGCTCATGAAACCGGAGCGCATAGTGCACGCTGGAGTGGGTGGAAGCCAGCACAAACTGTACGTACGCCTCCAGGCCAATGGGGCCAATGAGGGTGAGCGGCTGGGTGCGGCTGCCCATGCTCAGGCTGGTAATGAGGCCGGGCAACCCCAGCACATGGTCTCCGTGCAGGTGCGAGATGCAAATAGCGGTAAGGTTACGCAAACCCACGCGGTAGCGCACAGTCTGCATCTGGGTGCCCTCGCCGCAGTCTATCAGGAATGAATGGCCAAAGTGGGTAAGCAGCTGCGCTGTGGGATAGCGACCAAATGCCGGAATAGCCGAATTGGTGCCCAGTATCCGTACTTCAAACATCCAGGGCCCCGGTCATCATGCTAGTCATCATCCTCTTCATCGGCCTCCTCGTCATCATCCCACTCATCATCTGCCTCTTCCTCCTGGTCGTCATCATCCCACAGCTCGTCCTCGTCCGCCTCGTCAAAGTCTTCGTCCCACTCATCATCTCCCTCTGCACCATCCGCTTCTTCCCACTCGTCTCCGCCCAGCTCATACTCTTCCTCCTCATCCTCTATGGCCTGGCCATGCGGGTGGCCTGCACGCAGCTCATCCTCCAGCTGCAGCTCCAGGCTGCCCAGCACCACGGCCTCCAGGGCCTCCTCGCGCGTAGGCAGTATGTTTAGCACGCTGGTAAGCTGAGATATCTCCATCACCTTCTGTACCATGGGGGTAATGCCGTACAGAATAAACTGCCCACCCTTCTGGCTGCACAGCCGGTTGCCCACCAGCAGGGCGCTCAGCCCACTGCTGTCAGCAAACTTGATTTCAGCCAGGTTCAGCACAATGTTTGCGAACCCCTCGCTGTTCAGCAGCACAAACTCCCCCTTCAGGGCAGGGGCAATGCGGCTATCCAATTTCTCCTCATGCAGGTCTATGACCGCTACATGATCTTGCTTATCGATGGCGTACTTCATAAATGACTGACAGGTTGTGGCAATGAGCCAACAAACAAACGATAAAGCCCGAAAGCGTGCAAGTTTTTTTATTCCAAAAATACGCTTTTTAGCCCTTGCACTCGCCTTGCCAGGGCTGGGTGCCTGTTCGGCTATCCAGGCTGGCAGCTGTGTCTATATTACTGGACGCTCCCTGCTCAGTTATCCAGCGGAGCGGGAATTTTGGCGGCATTTTGCGTATTTTGCATAATTAGATTCATTTTTTGAGCCTTTGCAATTCTTCTGGCATGCCAATTGCAGTACGCATACCAGTAGTACCCATACGTAAACGTAATAGACATGAAAAAGCCCTTTTCCCTGCTCATTATCGCCACGGGCACCCTGCTTATGGCCTTTGTACCCGGGCAGCCAGTACCACAGGCACCCCAGCATGCTACAGCACCCGATTTCCCCAGCTATACGGTGAATGCCTTCAAGCTGGGTGAGCAGATTGTGTATCGTGTGCACTACGGCGCCATTACTGCCGGAGACGTAGTATTCCGGGTAGACGACCAGCTGCACCCCTATGGCAATCGGAAGACGTATCGCTTCACGGTATCGGCCGAATCTGCCAGCAGCTTCGAGTTTATCTACAAATACAAAGCCTGGTTCGACACCTATGTAGACGAAAAGGCCCTCTTCCCCTGGCACTACAGTCGTAGCACAAATGAGGGGAGCTATCACTACGAAGACAACGTGGTATTCGACCACTACAACCGGCAGGTAAAGGGCCGAAAGGGCAGCTTCGCCATCCAGCCCAATACGCAAGACATGATTTCCGTGTTCTACTATGCCCGCTGCCTGAACTTTGACCGCCTGACGCCAGGCAAGATCTACAAGATGCCACAAACCTTTCTGGACGACAAGATGCATGCCGGCGCCTTCCGCTACTATGGCAAAGAGGTGATAAAGACCCCGCTGGGCAAGATAGAGACCTACAAGGTGGCCCCGGTGCTGGATGATGGCTCCGTGTTCCACGGCGAAGAGGAGATGAAGATCTGGATATCGGCAGATGCGAAT
This genomic stretch from Bacteroidota bacterium harbors:
- a CDS encoding queuosine precursor transporter, with the translated sequence MNSKSDRLFWLLGGFFVANVLLAELIGSKIFSLERSLGLPAELEFSLLGQPLQGINLTAGVLMWPVVFVMTDIINEYFGRRGVRMLSFLAAGLVVYAFIMVYGAMWLAPAGFWATDPSTGLDRELAFDQVFGQGLWIITGSLAAFLVGQLTDVTAFHWLRRYTGARLIWLRATGSTLVSQLVDSFVVLFIAFYFSGRMSLPQVLAIALVNYAYKGLLALLLTPLLYLAHGAIDRYLGTEKAEKLIEQAARKG
- a CDS encoding ribonuclease Z, with protein sequence MFEVRILGTNSAIPAFGRYPTAQLLTHFGHSFLIDCGEGTQMQTVRYRVGLRNLTAICISHLHGDHVLGLPGLITSLSMGSRTQPLTLIGPIGLEAYVQFVLASTHSSVHYALRFHELEPTPTPQLAYETDRLEIYTLPLLHRIPTLGYLFREKPKPPKFLFFEAKKHDVPKPYMQLLKQGNPVSLEDGRIIQPEQVHAAPDPAYSYAFCSDTAYLPELVPHIQGVDVLYHEATFLREQATRAQDTLHSTAEQAAQIAQAAQVGCLYLGHYSARYRDLEPFLAEARPIFAHTYLAQEGLTIPIPAAHTGFAHE
- a CDS encoding STAS domain-containing protein: MKYAIDKQDHVAVIDLHEEKLDSRIAPALKGEFVLLNSEGFANIVLNLAEIKFADSSGLSALLVGNRLCSQKGGQFILYGITPMVQKVMEISQLTSVLNILPTREEALEAVVLGSLELQLEDELRAGHPHGQAIEDEEEEYELGGDEWEEADGAEGDDEWDEDFDEADEDELWDDDDQEEEADDEWDDDEEADEEDDD
- a CDS encoding DUF3108 domain-containing protein, which produces MKKPFSLLIIATGTLLMAFVPGQPVPQAPQHATAPDFPSYTVNAFKLGEQIVYRVHYGAITAGDVVFRVDDQLHPYGNRKTYRFTVSAESASSFEFIYKYKAWFDTYVDEKALFPWHYSRSTNEGSYHYEDNVVFDHYNRQVKGRKGSFAIQPNTQDMISVFYYARCLNFDRLTPGKIYKMPQTFLDDKMHAGAFRYYGKEVIKTPLGKIETYKVAPVLDDGSVFHGEEEMKIWISADANKIPVRITSPIVVGSIVVDLKSYENLNNPFTALQG